The Streptomyces uncialis genomic interval GCCGCGCAGCCCCGGTAGTTCCAGGGCCCGCTGTACGGTGATTCCGCCCGTGGTGCCCAGCACGTCCTGTCTGTCCATGCTGGGACGCTACCCGTCCGGTGGCGCCGGGCCCAGTGTGGACCCTGAGCAGCGGTGATCCCCGACCTCCGGGGCCCGTGGTGTGCGAGGCACGGAACACGGGGCACGGCGGCCGGGGATCGGCGGGAGCGCGCTCAAGCGCGCGGGGTCAGCCTCCGTAGGCGCCCGACGCGGTGAGCCTGAGGGCGGTGTCGATGAGCGGAACATGGCTGAAAGCTTGCGGGAAGTTGCCGACCTGACGCTTCAGATGGGGGTCCCATTCCTCGGCGAGCAGGCCGAGGTCGTTGCGCAGGGCGAGCAGCTTCTCGAAGAGCTTGCGGGCCTCGTCGACCCGGCCGATCATCGCGAGGTCGTCGGCGAGCCAGAAGGAGCAGGCGAGGAAGGCGCCCTCGTCGCCCGCGAGGCCGTCCACACCGGCGTCGTCGCCCGCGGTGGGGTAGCGCAGGATGAAGCCGTCGGAGGTGGACAGCTCGCGCTGGATGGCCTCGATGGTGCCGATGACGCGCTTGTCGTCGGGCGGCAGGAAGCCCATCTGGGGGATGAGGAGCAGGGACGCGTCGAGTTCACGGGACCCGTAGGACTGGGTGAACGTGTTGCGTTCCTTGTCGTAGCCCTTCTCGCAGACATCGCGGTGGATGTCGTCGCGCATCTGCCGCCAGCGCTCCAGGGGGCCTTCGGCGTCCCCGGACTCGATGAGCTTGATGGTGCGGTCGACGGCGACCCAGGCCATGACCTTGGAGTGGACGAAGTGGCGGCGCGGGCCGCGGACCTCCCAGATGCCCTCGTCGGGCTCCGTCCAGTGCTTCTCCAGGTAGCCGATGAGGCGCAGCTGGAGCAGTGAGGCGTAGTCGTTGCGGGCCAGCCCGGTCATATGGGCCAGGTGCAGGGCCTCGGTGACCTCGCCGTAGACATCGAGCTGGAGCTGGTGGGCGGCGCCGTTGCCGACCCGTACGGGGCCGGAGTTCTCGTAGCCGGGCAGCCAGTCCAGCTCGCTCTCGCCGAGTTCCCGTTCCCCGGCGATGCCGTACATGATCTGGAGGTTCTCCGGGTCGCCCGCGACGGCCCGCAGCAGCCACTCGCGCCAGGCGCGGGCCTCCTCGCGGTAGCCGGTGCGCAGCAGCGAGGAGAGGGTGATCGCGGCGTCGCGCAGCCAGGTGAAGCGGTAGTCCCAGTTGCGCACCCCGCCGATCTCCTCCGGGAGGGAGGTGGTGGGGGCGGCGACGATCCCGCCGGTCGGGGCGTAGGTGAGCGCCTTGAGGGTGATCAGGGAGCGGACCACGGCCTCGCGGTAGGGCCCGTGGTACGTGCAGTGCTCGACCCACTCGCGCCAGAAGTCGGCGGTCGCCTCCAGGGCCGCCTCGGGTTCCCCGACGGCCGGGGCCTCGCGGTGCGAGGGCTGCCAGGACAGGGTGAAGGCGACCCGTTCCCCGGCGGAGACCGTGAAGTCGGCGTAGGTCGTCAGATCCTCGCCGAAGGTCTCCACGTCGGTGTCCAGCCAAACCGAATCGGGTCCGGCGACGGCGACCGTGCGGTTCTCGACCTTGTGCACCCAGGGCACGATCCGGCCATAGGAGAACCGCATTCGCAGCGCCGAACGCATCGGAACGTGTCCGGATACGCCTTCGACGATGCGGATCAGCTGTGGTGCGCCGTCCCGGGGCGGCATGAAATCCGTCACACGGACGGTTCCGTCGGGTGTGTCCCACTCGGATTCCAGGATGAGCGAGTCGCCGCGGTAGGTCCGGCGGTCGGACCTGGGGGGTGCGGCGTCGCCATGTGCGGGG includes:
- a CDS encoding glycoside hydrolase family 15 protein, which translates into the protein MAGRIEDYALIGDMQTAALVCRDGTVDWLCLPRFDSHAVFAALLGTEEHGFWRLGPAHGDAAPPRSDRRTYRGDSLILESEWDTPDGTVRVTDFMPPRDGAPQLIRIVEGVSGHVPMRSALRMRFSYGRIVPWVHKVENRTVAVAGPDSVWLDTDVETFGEDLTTYADFTVSAGERVAFTLSWQPSHREAPAVGEPEAALEATADFWREWVEHCTYHGPYREAVVRSLITLKALTYAPTGGIVAAPTTSLPEEIGGVRNWDYRFTWLRDAAITLSSLLRTGYREEARAWREWLLRAVAGDPENLQIMYGIAGERELGESELDWLPGYENSGPVRVGNGAAHQLQLDVYGEVTEALHLAHMTGLARNDYASLLQLRLIGYLEKHWTEPDEGIWEVRGPRRHFVHSKVMAWVAVDRTIKLIESGDAEGPLERWRQMRDDIHRDVCEKGYDKERNTFTQSYGSRELDASLLLIPQMGFLPPDDKRVIGTIEAIQRELSTSDGFILRYPTAGDDAGVDGLAGDEGAFLACSFWLADDLAMIGRVDEARKLFEKLLALRNDLGLLAEEWDPHLKRQVGNFPQAFSHVPLIDTALRLTASGAYGG